The following are encoded together in the Naumannella cuiyingiana genome:
- a CDS encoding sodium-translocating pyrophosphatase — protein MEPGIAVLEGANLTIVVVVAVIACIAIAMALVFRGQVLRAPDGTPGMRAIATAVQEGAAAYLARQFRTLGVFAVVAFVLLLALPAEAEDPGMQWVLRISRSAAFLVGGFASAMIGYLGMWLAVRANVRVAEAARTDKPADAMRVAFRTGACVGMATVGFGLLGAALVVLIFRGDAPIVLEGFGFGAALVAMFMRVGGGIFTKAADVGADLVGKVEQNIPEDDPRNAATIADNVGDNVGDCAGMAADLFESYAVTLVASLILGRAAFGSEGLVFPLIIPAIGVITALIGVFLTRPRQGVSGLTTINRAFYLSALVSAALTAIACWTYLPARFADLGVTEFAGPIDDPRVVAFGAVLIGILLAVVILALTGYYTGTDKRPVRDVGKTSLTGAATVVLSGISLGLSSAVYTALVIAAGVLGAFLLGGVGVTGLFTIALAGCGLLTTVGVIVAMDTFGPVSDNAQGIAEMSGEVDGAGAQTLTDLDAVGNTTKAITKGIAIATAVLAATALFGSYTDSIGKVLGDRYAAFVESAAVYVPSTLVGIIVGASVVFLFSGLAISAVGRAAGAVVMEVRRQFREIPGIMEGTGKPEYGRVVDIVTRDSLRELATPGLLAIFAPIAVGFGLGAPALAGYLAGTIACGTLMAVFLANSGGAWDNAKKLVEDGYHGGKGSPAHEATVIGDTVGDPFKDTAGPAINPLIKVMNLVALLIAPAVVGLSALAGQDNPIRYAIALAALAVIIVAVVISSRRDIAIADDSDQGSPPVGPGGGAGEGAVAEVDVVEVDVEIDYETPARRLD, from the coding sequence GTGGAGCCGGGAATCGCAGTCCTCGAGGGCGCCAACCTGACCATCGTGGTCGTCGTGGCGGTGATCGCCTGTATCGCCATCGCGATGGCCCTGGTGTTCCGCGGGCAGGTGCTTCGCGCCCCCGACGGCACACCGGGCATGCGCGCCATCGCCACCGCGGTGCAGGAGGGCGCGGCGGCGTACCTGGCCCGGCAGTTCCGCACCCTCGGCGTCTTCGCGGTGGTGGCATTCGTACTGCTGCTGGCGCTGCCCGCCGAGGCCGAGGATCCGGGGATGCAGTGGGTGTTGCGGATCTCGCGCTCCGCGGCCTTCCTGGTCGGCGGTTTCGCCTCGGCCATGATCGGCTATCTCGGCATGTGGCTCGCCGTCAGGGCCAACGTCCGGGTCGCCGAGGCCGCGCGTACCGACAAGCCGGCCGACGCCATGCGGGTCGCCTTCCGCACCGGAGCCTGCGTCGGGATGGCGACCGTCGGCTTCGGCCTGCTCGGGGCCGCGCTCGTCGTGTTGATCTTCCGGGGCGATGCGCCGATCGTGCTCGAGGGCTTCGGCTTCGGCGCGGCACTGGTCGCGATGTTCATGCGCGTCGGCGGCGGCATCTTCACCAAGGCCGCCGATGTCGGCGCCGACCTGGTCGGCAAGGTCGAGCAGAACATCCCCGAGGACGACCCGCGCAATGCCGCGACCATCGCCGACAACGTCGGCGACAACGTCGGCGACTGTGCGGGCATGGCGGCCGACCTGTTCGAGTCCTATGCCGTGACCCTGGTCGCCTCGCTGATCCTCGGCCGGGCGGCCTTCGGCTCCGAGGGTCTGGTCTTCCCGCTGATCATCCCGGCGATCGGCGTGATCACCGCGCTGATCGGCGTCTTCCTGACCCGGCCGCGGCAGGGAGTCAGCGGCCTGACCACCATCAACCGCGCCTTCTACCTCTCGGCGCTGGTCTCGGCCGCCCTCACCGCGATCGCCTGTTGGACCTATCTGCCGGCGCGCTTCGCCGATCTCGGCGTGACCGAGTTCGCCGGGCCGATCGACGACCCGCGGGTCGTCGCCTTCGGCGCCGTGCTGATCGGGATCTTGCTGGCCGTGGTGATTCTGGCGCTGACCGGCTACTACACCGGCACCGACAAGCGCCCGGTCCGTGACGTCGGCAAGACCTCGCTCACCGGCGCCGCCACGGTCGTGCTGTCCGGCATCTCGCTCGGGCTGTCGTCGGCCGTCTACACCGCGCTCGTGATCGCGGCCGGCGTGCTCGGCGCGTTCCTGCTCGGCGGGGTCGGCGTGACGGGCCTGTTCACCATCGCCCTCGCCGGCTGTGGCCTGCTGACCACCGTCGGCGTGATCGTCGCGATGGACACCTTCGGGCCGGTCAGCGACAACGCCCAGGGCATCGCCGAGATGTCCGGCGAGGTCGACGGCGCCGGCGCGCAGACCCTGACCGACCTGGACGCCGTCGGCAACACCACCAAGGCGATCACCAAGGGCATCGCCATCGCCACCGCCGTGTTGGCCGCGACCGCGCTGTTCGGCTCCTACACCGACTCCATCGGCAAGGTGCTCGGTGATCGTTATGCCGCCTTCGTCGAGAGCGCCGCGGTGTACGTGCCGTCCACCCTCGTCGGCATCATCGTCGGCGCATCGGTGGTCTTCTTGTTCTCCGGCCTGGCGATCAGCGCCGTCGGTCGGGCGGCCGGCGCGGTCGTGATGGAGGTACGCCGCCAGTTCCGCGAGATCCCCGGGATCATGGAGGGCACCGGCAAGCCCGAATACGGGCGCGTCGTCGACATCGTGACCCGGGACTCGCTGCGCGAGCTGGCCACCCCGGGCCTGTTGGCGATCTTCGCCCCGATCGCGGTGGGCTTCGGCCTGGGGGCACCGGCGCTGGCCGGCTACCTGGCCGGCACCATCGCCTGCGGCACGTTGATGGCGGTCTTCCTCGCCAACTCCGGCGGTGCCTGGGACAACGCCAAGAAGCTGGTCGAGGACGGCTATCACGGCGGCAAGGGCAGCCCCGCCCACGAGGCCACCGTGATCGGCGACACCGTCGGCGACCCCTTCAAGGACACCGCTGGCCCGGCGATCAACCCGTTGATCAAGGTGATGAACCTGGTGGCGCTGCTGATCGCCCCCGCCGTGGTCGGGCTCTCGGCGCTCGCCGGTCAGGACAATCCGATCCGGTACGCCATCGCCCTCGCGGCGCTGGCCGTGATCATCGTCGCCGTCGTGATCTCCAGCCGCCGCGATATCGCGATCGCCGACGACTCCGACCAGGGATCGCCGCCGGTCGGCCCCGGCGGCGGAGCCGGCGAGGGTGCGGTCGCCGAGGTCGACGTGGTCGAGGTCGATGTCGAGATCGACTACGAGACCCCGGCCCGCCGGTTGGACTGA
- a CDS encoding AMP-binding protein has product MGYREEFDQSLADPRGYWGEQARAIDWFRPPEQVLTDEEPVPRWFADGILNTCYNALDRHVINGGADAPALIQHSAMTGARRTYTYAELLEHTAKLAGVLRALGVERDDRVIIYQPMIPEAVMSMLACARIGAIHSVVFGGFAPSELAARIDGAEPKVIISASCGLEPGRVVEYHPILEKALERADHAPEHCIVVQREQAPAELKEGRDLDFAQLMRSTAIKPAPAADVAATDPLYILYTSGTTGKPKGIVRDNGGHAVALAYAMRTIYDIGPGEVMFTASDVGWVVGHSFIVYGPLIAGATTVLYEGKPVGTPDAGAFWKVVAEHGVKALFTAPTAIRAIRKVDPDAELVAAHDTSSLQTLFLAGERTDPDTLTWAGEKLGVPVVDNWWQTETGWPIAANLRGLEPMPIKPGSPSVPVPGYDVAVLGPDGERVGPDTEGAIAIRLPLPPGTLAGVWRDPQRMIDSYLKAYPGYYSTGDGGVIDADGYLTILGRTDDVINVAGHRLSTGAMEAVLATHPAVAECAVIGVADELKGQVPRGFVVLKEGQSVEPDQLAAELVQLVRDEIGAVAALRRVDVVAALPKTRSGKILRKTMREIADGKDAVVPSTIEDPAVVDDLRDVLTS; this is encoded by the coding sequence ATGGGCTATCGCGAGGAGTTCGACCAGAGCCTGGCCGATCCCCGGGGCTACTGGGGCGAGCAGGCCCGAGCGATCGACTGGTTCCGGCCGCCCGAGCAGGTGCTGACCGACGAGGAGCCGGTGCCGCGCTGGTTCGCCGACGGGATCCTGAACACCTGCTACAACGCCCTCGACCGCCACGTGATCAACGGCGGCGCCGATGCGCCGGCGCTGATCCAGCATTCGGCGATGACCGGTGCCCGGCGTACCTATACCTACGCCGAACTGCTCGAGCACACCGCCAAGCTCGCCGGGGTGCTGCGCGCGCTCGGCGTGGAGCGGGACGACCGGGTGATCATCTACCAGCCGATGATCCCCGAGGCCGTGATGTCGATGCTCGCCTGCGCACGGATCGGGGCGATCCACTCGGTGGTCTTCGGCGGGTTCGCGCCGAGCGAGCTGGCCGCCCGGATCGACGGCGCCGAGCCGAAGGTGATCATCTCCGCCTCCTGCGGGTTGGAGCCCGGCCGCGTCGTCGAGTACCACCCCATTCTGGAGAAGGCGCTCGAACGGGCCGACCATGCGCCCGAGCACTGCATCGTGGTGCAGCGCGAACAGGCGCCCGCCGAGCTCAAGGAGGGTCGCGATCTCGACTTCGCCCAGTTGATGCGCTCCACCGCGATCAAGCCCGCTCCGGCGGCCGACGTCGCCGCGACCGATCCGCTCTACATCCTCTACACCTCCGGCACCACCGGGAAGCCGAAGGGGATCGTCCGCGACAACGGCGGACACGCGGTCGCCCTGGCCTACGCGATGCGCACCATCTACGACATCGGGCCGGGCGAGGTGATGTTCACCGCCAGCGACGTCGGCTGGGTCGTCGGGCATTCGTTCATCGTCTACGGCCCGCTGATCGCCGGTGCGACGACCGTGCTGTACGAGGGCAAGCCGGTCGGTACGCCCGACGCGGGCGCCTTCTGGAAGGTGGTCGCCGAGCACGGCGTCAAGGCGCTGTTCACCGCACCCACGGCGATCCGGGCGATCCGCAAGGTCGATCCCGACGCCGAGCTGGTGGCCGCGCACGACACGTCCAGCCTGCAGACGCTGTTCCTGGCGGGTGAGCGGACGGATCCCGACACGCTGACCTGGGCGGGGGAGAAGCTCGGCGTACCCGTGGTGGACAACTGGTGGCAGACCGAGACCGGATGGCCGATCGCGGCGAACCTGCGCGGGCTGGAGCCGATGCCGATCAAGCCGGGCTCGCCGTCGGTCCCGGTGCCGGGCTACGACGTCGCGGTCCTCGGCCCCGATGGCGAGCGGGTGGGCCCGGACACCGAGGGCGCGATCGCGATCAGGCTCCCGCTGCCACCGGGCACGCTGGCGGGGGTGTGGCGCGACCCGCAACGCATGATCGATTCCTACCTGAAGGCCTATCCCGGCTACTACTCCACCGGCGACGGCGGCGTGATCGACGCGGACGGCTACCTGACCATCCTCGGCCGCACCGATGACGTGATCAATGTTGCCGGGCACCGCCTGTCCACGGGGGCGATGGAGGCGGTGCTCGCCACCCATCCCGCGGTGGCCGAGTGTGCGGTGATCGGTGTCGCCGACGAGCTGAAGGGCCAGGTGCCCCGCGGGTTCGTGGTGTTGAAGGAGGGGCAGTCGGTCGAGCCTGATCAACTCGCCGCCGAACTGGTCCAGCTCGTCCGGGACGAGATCGGCGCCGTGGCCGCGCTGCGCCGGGTCGATGTGGTCGCGGCCCTGCCGAAGACCCGCTCGGGCAAGATCCTGCGCAAGACGATGCGGGAGATCGCCGACGGCAAGGACGCCGTCGTACCCTCCACCATCGAGGATCCCGCCGTCGTCGACGACCTGCGCGACGTACTCACCTCCTGA
- a CDS encoding DUF7059 domain-containing protein, which translates to MDFPVKRLREAFEAAGYTVDGVLRRIGEAGQAGLGRNQTMPARRALGEAGDPLATLIRLFLLQQPAPAEHVDRALPGLTETLLALDIVRRAPDGLRAAIDLRPYATDDEQPRWIVSDLTPGLDGPAGPMRPDYVLGVSSASTTLAQLTIRRPIGRALDLGTGCGVQSLHLAAHADEIVATDLNPRAIRLAAWTAALNQVAVDLREGDLYEPVAGETFDLIITNPPYVIAPPADDDRRLTYREATRTGDELVREVIAAGLEHLAPGGTLQILGNWAHQRDGDWAGRLRDWLPATGVRALIIERELLDPYEYVELWLTDAGLFGTPGYADAYARWLDYFAELGITAVGMGWITIRRIDDATPSDIAIESWPHAVQQPVGGALAEWLDAAPVAQLGEAELFGRTFTIAPDVDAETIGRPGAADPEHLLLRRRAGLRRAVRTDTALAAVAGACDGDLPLGVIVDAVARLLDADAGALRTDLTPRLRGLIVDGFLRG; encoded by the coding sequence ATGGACTTTCCCGTGAAGCGGCTCCGGGAGGCCTTCGAGGCCGCCGGCTACACCGTCGACGGCGTGCTGCGGCGGATCGGCGAGGCCGGGCAGGCCGGCCTCGGGCGCAACCAGACGATGCCCGCCCGGCGCGCGCTCGGCGAGGCCGGCGACCCGCTCGCCACGCTGATCCGGCTGTTCCTGCTGCAGCAGCCGGCACCGGCCGAGCACGTCGACCGGGCGCTGCCCGGTCTGACGGAGACCCTGCTCGCTCTCGACATCGTCCGCCGCGCCCCCGACGGCCTCCGCGCCGCGATCGACCTGCGGCCATATGCCACCGACGACGAGCAGCCGCGCTGGATCGTCTCCGATCTCACCCCGGGTCTCGACGGACCGGCCGGCCCGATGCGTCCGGACTACGTGCTCGGCGTCTCCTCGGCCTCCACCACGCTGGCACAGCTCACCATCCGGCGCCCGATCGGCCGGGCGCTCGATCTGGGCACCGGCTGCGGCGTGCAGTCGCTGCACCTCGCCGCGCACGCCGACGAGATCGTCGCCACCGATCTCAATCCGCGCGCGATCCGGCTGGCCGCCTGGACCGCCGCGCTCAACCAGGTGGCGGTGGATCTGCGCGAGGGCGATCTGTACGAACCGGTCGCCGGCGAGACCTTCGACCTGATCATCACCAACCCGCCCTATGTGATCGCCCCGCCGGCCGACGACGACCGCCGCCTCACCTACCGCGAGGCCACCCGCACCGGGGACGAGCTGGTCCGCGAGGTGATCGCCGCCGGGCTGGAGCACCTGGCCCCGGGCGGCACCCTGCAGATCCTCGGCAACTGGGCGCACCAGCGTGACGGCGACTGGGCCGGCCGGCTCCGCGACTGGCTGCCCGCCACCGGCGTCCGGGCGCTGATCATCGAGCGGGAGCTGCTGGACCCCTATGAGTATGTCGAGCTCTGGCTCACCGATGCCGGCCTGTTCGGTACGCCGGGCTATGCCGATGCCTATGCCCGCTGGCTCGACTACTTCGCCGAGCTCGGCATCACCGCCGTCGGGATGGGCTGGATCACGATCCGCCGGATCGACGACGCCACGCCCTCCGACATCGCGATCGAATCCTGGCCGCACGCGGTCCAGCAGCCCGTCGGCGGTGCGTTGGCCGAATGGCTCGACGCGGCGCCGGTGGCCCAGCTCGGCGAGGCCGAGCTGTTCGGGCGTACCTTCACCATCGCACCCGATGTCGATGCCGAGACCATCGGCCGGCCCGGGGCCGCCGATCCCGAGCATCTGCTGCTGCGCCGCAGGGCCGGGCTGCGCCGCGCGGTGCGGACCGACACGGCGCTCGCCGCGGTCGCGGGTGCCTGCGACGGCGACCTGCCGCTCGGGGTGATCGTCGATGCCGTCGCCCGGCTGCTCGACGCCGACGCGGGCGCCCTGCGTACCGACCTCACCCCGCGGCTGCGCGGCCTGATCGTCGACGGCTTCCTGCGCGGCTGA